The following coding sequences lie in one Scatophagus argus isolate fScaArg1 chromosome 9, fScaArg1.pri, whole genome shotgun sequence genomic window:
- the smarcc1a gene encoding SWI/SNF complex subunit SMARCC1 isoform X2, giving the protein MATAATTAGGTGSGGPATGLVGSGTAMGRKKDGGPSTKFWESSETISQLETVRLWIGKHYKKYVQNDSPSSKSLAGLVVQLLQFQEDAFGRRVNNPALTKLPAKCFLDFKAGGALCHILGSVYKFKSEQGWRRFDLQNPSRMDRNVEMFLNVEKNLVQNNCLTRPIVFLSPDIEQKLASKLKDIIKRHQGSITDDKSKATHHIYPSPPQHEEEEWLRPVMRKDKQVLVHWGFAPDSYDTWVSASEVDGDVEDPPSTDRPWKVHAKWVLDTDAFNEWMNEEDYEVDDNKKPVSFRQRIFPKEEESSRTPDRKERKANSAGKKRRRSPSPPSTPAESRKKGGKKGNPGLHWKRRGHRGEEEDTEEDMTKDMDDSSAGASMEEGGMSKNANSKKDSENTPVKGGNMADLVFPDDMEDDSVLSGGKDDEEQGKAELSRLMDASEDNVTEQTHHIIIPSYSAWFDYNCIHEIERRALPEFFNGKNKSKTPEIYLAYRNFMIDTYRLNPQEYLTSTSCRRNLTGDVCAIMRVHAFLEQWGLVNYQVDADSRPLPMGPPPTSHFTVLADTPSGVMPLNHRPPPIPPPQPMPNFADKGKEKAIDLQNFGLRTDLYNKKNPKAKPASSTREWTEQETLLLLEALEMYKDDWNKVSEHIGSRTQDECILHFLRLPIEDPYLESTEACLGPLAYQPIPFSQSGNPVMSTVAFLASVVDPRVASAAARAALEEFSRVREEVPAELVEAHVKKVQEAARSTGKVDPAFGLESSGIAGTAPEEPEKTETTEAEKMDTDTDSQQADKAESKDEAEKPSESAEKSGDKTEASEKVKKEGTEASEREEESEEAGEAKTAPADKDKEESMETSSSEQEKDKEEKAATEEGEEKRKKLEHDIEEGNIATAAAAALASAATKAKHLAAVEERKIKSLVALLVETQMKKLEIKLRHFEELETIMDREKEALELQRQQLLTERQAFHMEQLKYAEMKARQQMEQQAAAAAAAAAAAAQAQGQGQGQAPGSGPHPGPPPPGMHPGGPQPHHGAPVPHHGGPPHGGAMHPGYPPMGHHPMAPHHPGQTGPMGPGQPMPGRMMPGPPSAGPPPGGMPPMMPPRHPGAPNGMYPGPPPAQPEAVPPVPVGPPVPPSARVPDN; this is encoded by the exons atggcGACGGCGGCGACAACGGCAGGCGGAACGGGCTCAGGCGGACCAGCCACCGGTCTAGTTGGAAGCGGAACCGCAATGGGACGAAAGAAGGACGGCGGACCTTCCACTAAATTCTGGGAGAGTTCAGAGACGATATCCCAGTTGGAAACTGTGCGGCTGTGGATCGGAAAGCACTACAAGAAG TATGTCCAGAATGACTCCCCGTCCAGTAAATCCTTGGCGGGTCTGGTGgtccagctgctgcagtttcagGAGGATGCATTTGGTCGCAGAGTCAACAATCCTGCTCTCACCAAGCTACCt GCCAAGTGTTTCCTGGATTTCAAGGCAGGAGGTGCTCTCTGCCACATCTTGGGGTCGGTCTACAAGTTCAAAAGCGAGCAGGGGTG GCGCAGATTTGACCTGCAGAATCCTTCCAGGATGGACAGGAATGTGGAAATGTTCCTAAACGTGGAGAAGAACTTGGTCCAG AATAACTGCTTGACTCGACCCATTGTGTTCTTGTCGCCGGACATCGAGCAGAAACTAGCCAGTAAGCTCAAAGACATCATTAAAAGGCACCAG GGCTCCATTACTGATGACAAGTCAAAGGCTACCCACCACATTTACCCCTCTCCACCCCAACATGAAGAAG AAGAGTGGCTTCGTCCTGTCATGAGGAAAGACAAGCAGGTGCTGGTGCATTGGGGTTTCGCCCCAGACAG TTACGATACCTGGGTGTCGGCCAGCGAGGTGGATGGGGATGTCGAGGACCCACCCAGCACTGACAGACCATGGAAG gtTCATGCCAAGTGGGTTTTAGACACTGATGCCTTCAATGAGTGGATGAATGAGGAAGACTATGAGGTGGATGACAACAAGAAGCCAGTCAGCTTCCGCCAGAGGATCTTCcccaaggaggaggag TCTTCCCGTACACCCGATCGCAAGGAGCGCAAGGCCAACTCTGCCGGCAAGAAGAGGAGGCGCTCGCCCTCACCGCCCAGCACTCCTGCCGAGTCCCGCaagaaggggggaaagaagGG GAATCCGGGGCTTCACTGGAAGCGACGAGGACACAGAGGCgaagaggaggacacagaggaggataTGACCAAGGACATGGATGACTCTTCAGCCGGTGCCAGCATGGAGGAGGGCGGGATGTCCAAGAATG CAAATtcaaagaaagacagtgagaacaCCCCTGTGAAAGGGGGAAACATGGCCGACTTGG TTTTTCCAGATGACATGGAAGATGACTCTGTGCTGTCTGGTGGAAAG GATGACGAGGAACAGGGCAAAGCTGAACTCAGTCGGCTGATGGACGCCAGCGAAGACAATGTGACTGAACAGACTCACCACATCATCATCCCCAGCTACAGCGCGTGGTTTGATTACAACTG CATCCATGAGATTGAGAGACGAGCTCTGCCCGAGTTCTTTAACGGAAAGAACAAGTCCAAAACTCCTGAGAT ATACCTGGCGTACCGCAACTTCATGATCGACACGTATCGGCTAAACCCTCAGGAGTacctcacctccacctcctgtcGCAGGAACTTGACCGGCGATGTCTGTGCCATCATGAG GGTTCATGCGTTCTTGGAGCAGTGGGGCTTGGTGAACTACCAGGTTGATGCTGATAGTCGCCCACTACCCATGGGCCCCCCACCCACATCCCACTTCACCGTGCTGGCCGACACACCGTCTGGAGTCATGCCATTGAACCACAGACCCCCACCG ATTCCTCCTCCGCAGCCAATGCCCAACTTTGCagacaaaggcaaagaaaaggCCATCGACTTGCAGAACTTTGGCCTCCGCACCGACCTCTACAACAAGAAAAACCCCAag GCCAAACCTGCCAGCTCCACCAGGGAATGGACTGAGCAGgagactctgctgctgctggag GCTCTGGAGATGTACAAAGATGACTGGAACAAAGTGTCTGAGCACATTGGTTCACGCACCCAGGACGAGTGTATCCTGCACTTCCTGCGGCTGCCCATTGAGGATCCCTACCTGGAGAGCACTGAGGCCTGCCTGGGCCCTCTGGCCTACCAGCCCATCCCCTTCAGCCAGTCTGGAAACCCCGTCATGAGCACAGTGGCCTTCCTGGCCTCTGTGGTTGACCCCAGAGTGgcgtctgctgctgctcgggcAGCTTTAG aggagTTCTCCCGTGTGCGTGAGGAGGTGCCTGCTGAGTTGGTGGAGGCTCACGTGAAAAAGGTGCAGGAGGCGGCCAGGAGCACAGGGAAGGTGGACCCCGCCTTCGGCCTGGAGAGCAGCGGCATCGCTGGCACCGCCCCCGAAGAGCCGGAAAAGACTG AAACCACAGAAGCAGAGAAGATGGATACTGACACAGACTCCCAGCAGGCCGATAAG GCCGAGTCGAAGGACGAGGCAGAGAAGCCCAGTGAGTCTGCAGAGAAGAGTGGCGACAAGACGGAGGCCTCGGAGAAGGTGAAGAAGGAGGGCACAGAGGCGTCAGAACGTGAGGAGGAGAGCGAAGAGGCAGGGGAGGCCAAGACGGCTCCAGCAG ACAAAGACAAGGAGGAATCTATGGAGACGTCGTCCTCAGAGCAGGAGAAGGATAAGGAGGAGAAGGCAGCTACAGAGGAGGgcgaggagaagaggaagaaactgGAGCATGATATCGAAGAGGGTAACATCGCCACGGCAGCCGCGGCTGCTCTGGCATCTGCTGCCACCAAGGCCAAG CACTTGGCGgcggtggaggagaggaagataaAGTCCCTGGTGGCTCTGCTGGTGGAGACCCAGATGAAGAAGCTGGAGATCAAGCTGAGACACTTCGAGGAGCTCGAGACCATCATGGACCGAGAGAAAGAGGCG TTGGAGCTTCAGCGACAGCAGCTGCTCACCGAGCGGCAGGCGTTCCACATGGAGCAGCTCAAATACGCTGAGATGAAGGCGAGGCAGCAGATGGAGCAGCAAGCCGCAGCCGcagctgccgccgccgccgctgccgctCAGGCTCAAGGACAAGGACAGGGACAGGCTCCTGGATCTGGACCCCACCCTGGGCCCCCTCCACCGGGCATGCACCCCGGAGGGCCCCAGCCACACCATGGAGCACCAGTGCCACACCACGGAGGGCCCCCACACGGCGGCGCTATGCACCCCGGATACCCACCGATGGGTCACCACCCTATGGCGCCTCACCACCCaggacagacag GACCAATGGGACCCGGGCAGCCAATGCCTGGACGTATGATGCCCGGCCCGCCCTCCGCTGGCCCCCCTCCTGGCGGCATGCCTCCCATGATGCCTCCACGCCACCCTGGAGCTCCCAACGGCATGT ACCCTGGCCCACCACCTGCACAGCCTGAAGCGGTACCTCCAGTTCCTGTGGGTCCTC
- the smarcc1a gene encoding SWI/SNF complex subunit SMARCC1 isoform X5: protein MATAATTAGGTGSGGPATGLVGSGTAMGRKKDGGPSTKFWESSETISQLETVRLWIGKHYKKYVQNDSPSSKSLAGLVVQLLQFQEDAFGRRVNNPALTKLPAKCFLDFKAGGALCHILGSVYKFKSEQGWRRFDLQNPSRMDRNVEMFLNVEKNLVQNNCLTRPIVFLSPDIEQKLASKLKDIIKRHQGSITDDKSKATHHIYPSPPQHEEEEWLRPVMRKDKQVLVHWGFAPDSYDTWVSASEVDGDVEDPPSTDRPWKVHAKWVLDTDAFNEWMNEEDYEVDDNKKPVSFRQRIFPKEEESSRTPDRKERKANSAGKKRRRSPSPPSTPAESRKKGGKKGNPGLHWKRRGHRGEEEDTEEDMTKDMDDSSAGASMEEGGMSKNVFPDDMEDDSVLSGGKDDEEQGKAELSRLMDASEDNVTEQTHHIIIPSYSAWFDYNCIHEIERRALPEFFNGKNKSKTPEIYLAYRNFMIDTYRLNPQEYLTSTSCRRNLTGDVCAIMRVHAFLEQWGLVNYQVDADSRPLPMGPPPTSHFTVLADTPSGVMPLNHRPPPQIPPPQPMPNFADKGKEKAIDLQNFGLRTDLYNKKNPKAKPASSTREWTEQETLLLLEALEMYKDDWNKVSEHIGSRTQDECILHFLRLPIEDPYLESTEACLGPLAYQPIPFSQSGNPVMSTVAFLASVVDPRVASAAARAALEEFSRVREEVPAELVEAHVKKVQEAARSTGKVDPAFGLESSGIAGTAPEEPEKTETTEAEKMDTDTDSQQADKAESKDEAEKPSESAEKSGDKTEASEKVKKEGTEASEREEESEEAGEAKTAPADKDKEESMETSSSEQEKDKEEKAATEEGEEKRKKLEHDIEEGNIATAAAAALASAATKAKHLAAVEERKIKSLVALLVETQMKKLEIKLRHFEELETIMDREKEALELQRQQLLTERQAFHMEQLKYAEMKARQQMEQQAAAAAAAAAAAAQAQGQGQGQAPGSGPHPGPPPPGMHPGGPQPHHGAPVPHHGGPPHGGAMHPGYPPMGHHPMAPHHPGQTGPMGPGQPMPGRMMPGPPSAGPPPGGMPPMMPPRHPGAPNGMYPGPPPAQPEAVPPVPVGPPVPPSARVPDN from the exons atggcGACGGCGGCGACAACGGCAGGCGGAACGGGCTCAGGCGGACCAGCCACCGGTCTAGTTGGAAGCGGAACCGCAATGGGACGAAAGAAGGACGGCGGACCTTCCACTAAATTCTGGGAGAGTTCAGAGACGATATCCCAGTTGGAAACTGTGCGGCTGTGGATCGGAAAGCACTACAAGAAG TATGTCCAGAATGACTCCCCGTCCAGTAAATCCTTGGCGGGTCTGGTGgtccagctgctgcagtttcagGAGGATGCATTTGGTCGCAGAGTCAACAATCCTGCTCTCACCAAGCTACCt GCCAAGTGTTTCCTGGATTTCAAGGCAGGAGGTGCTCTCTGCCACATCTTGGGGTCGGTCTACAAGTTCAAAAGCGAGCAGGGGTG GCGCAGATTTGACCTGCAGAATCCTTCCAGGATGGACAGGAATGTGGAAATGTTCCTAAACGTGGAGAAGAACTTGGTCCAG AATAACTGCTTGACTCGACCCATTGTGTTCTTGTCGCCGGACATCGAGCAGAAACTAGCCAGTAAGCTCAAAGACATCATTAAAAGGCACCAG GGCTCCATTACTGATGACAAGTCAAAGGCTACCCACCACATTTACCCCTCTCCACCCCAACATGAAGAAG AAGAGTGGCTTCGTCCTGTCATGAGGAAAGACAAGCAGGTGCTGGTGCATTGGGGTTTCGCCCCAGACAG TTACGATACCTGGGTGTCGGCCAGCGAGGTGGATGGGGATGTCGAGGACCCACCCAGCACTGACAGACCATGGAAG gtTCATGCCAAGTGGGTTTTAGACACTGATGCCTTCAATGAGTGGATGAATGAGGAAGACTATGAGGTGGATGACAACAAGAAGCCAGTCAGCTTCCGCCAGAGGATCTTCcccaaggaggaggag TCTTCCCGTACACCCGATCGCAAGGAGCGCAAGGCCAACTCTGCCGGCAAGAAGAGGAGGCGCTCGCCCTCACCGCCCAGCACTCCTGCCGAGTCCCGCaagaaggggggaaagaagGG GAATCCGGGGCTTCACTGGAAGCGACGAGGACACAGAGGCgaagaggaggacacagaggaggataTGACCAAGGACATGGATGACTCTTCAGCCGGTGCCAGCATGGAGGAGGGCGGGATGTCCAAGAATG TTTTTCCAGATGACATGGAAGATGACTCTGTGCTGTCTGGTGGAAAG GATGACGAGGAACAGGGCAAAGCTGAACTCAGTCGGCTGATGGACGCCAGCGAAGACAATGTGACTGAACAGACTCACCACATCATCATCCCCAGCTACAGCGCGTGGTTTGATTACAACTG CATCCATGAGATTGAGAGACGAGCTCTGCCCGAGTTCTTTAACGGAAAGAACAAGTCCAAAACTCCTGAGAT ATACCTGGCGTACCGCAACTTCATGATCGACACGTATCGGCTAAACCCTCAGGAGTacctcacctccacctcctgtcGCAGGAACTTGACCGGCGATGTCTGTGCCATCATGAG GGTTCATGCGTTCTTGGAGCAGTGGGGCTTGGTGAACTACCAGGTTGATGCTGATAGTCGCCCACTACCCATGGGCCCCCCACCCACATCCCACTTCACCGTGCTGGCCGACACACCGTCTGGAGTCATGCCATTGAACCACAGACCCCCACCG CAGATTCCTCCTCCGCAGCCAATGCCCAACTTTGCagacaaaggcaaagaaaaggCCATCGACTTGCAGAACTTTGGCCTCCGCACCGACCTCTACAACAAGAAAAACCCCAag GCCAAACCTGCCAGCTCCACCAGGGAATGGACTGAGCAGgagactctgctgctgctggag GCTCTGGAGATGTACAAAGATGACTGGAACAAAGTGTCTGAGCACATTGGTTCACGCACCCAGGACGAGTGTATCCTGCACTTCCTGCGGCTGCCCATTGAGGATCCCTACCTGGAGAGCACTGAGGCCTGCCTGGGCCCTCTGGCCTACCAGCCCATCCCCTTCAGCCAGTCTGGAAACCCCGTCATGAGCACAGTGGCCTTCCTGGCCTCTGTGGTTGACCCCAGAGTGgcgtctgctgctgctcgggcAGCTTTAG aggagTTCTCCCGTGTGCGTGAGGAGGTGCCTGCTGAGTTGGTGGAGGCTCACGTGAAAAAGGTGCAGGAGGCGGCCAGGAGCACAGGGAAGGTGGACCCCGCCTTCGGCCTGGAGAGCAGCGGCATCGCTGGCACCGCCCCCGAAGAGCCGGAAAAGACTG AAACCACAGAAGCAGAGAAGATGGATACTGACACAGACTCCCAGCAGGCCGATAAG GCCGAGTCGAAGGACGAGGCAGAGAAGCCCAGTGAGTCTGCAGAGAAGAGTGGCGACAAGACGGAGGCCTCGGAGAAGGTGAAGAAGGAGGGCACAGAGGCGTCAGAACGTGAGGAGGAGAGCGAAGAGGCAGGGGAGGCCAAGACGGCTCCAGCAG ACAAAGACAAGGAGGAATCTATGGAGACGTCGTCCTCAGAGCAGGAGAAGGATAAGGAGGAGAAGGCAGCTACAGAGGAGGgcgaggagaagaggaagaaactgGAGCATGATATCGAAGAGGGTAACATCGCCACGGCAGCCGCGGCTGCTCTGGCATCTGCTGCCACCAAGGCCAAG CACTTGGCGgcggtggaggagaggaagataaAGTCCCTGGTGGCTCTGCTGGTGGAGACCCAGATGAAGAAGCTGGAGATCAAGCTGAGACACTTCGAGGAGCTCGAGACCATCATGGACCGAGAGAAAGAGGCG TTGGAGCTTCAGCGACAGCAGCTGCTCACCGAGCGGCAGGCGTTCCACATGGAGCAGCTCAAATACGCTGAGATGAAGGCGAGGCAGCAGATGGAGCAGCAAGCCGCAGCCGcagctgccgccgccgccgctgccgctCAGGCTCAAGGACAAGGACAGGGACAGGCTCCTGGATCTGGACCCCACCCTGGGCCCCCTCCACCGGGCATGCACCCCGGAGGGCCCCAGCCACACCATGGAGCACCAGTGCCACACCACGGAGGGCCCCCACACGGCGGCGCTATGCACCCCGGATACCCACCGATGGGTCACCACCCTATGGCGCCTCACCACCCaggacagacag GACCAATGGGACCCGGGCAGCCAATGCCTGGACGTATGATGCCCGGCCCGCCCTCCGCTGGCCCCCCTCCTGGCGGCATGCCTCCCATGATGCCTCCACGCCACCCTGGAGCTCCCAACGGCATGT ACCCTGGCCCACCACCTGCACAGCCTGAAGCGGTACCTCCAGTTCCTGTGGGTCCTC
- the smarcc1a gene encoding SWI/SNF complex subunit SMARCC1 isoform X1 — protein sequence MATAATTAGGTGSGGPATGLVGSGTAMGRKKDGGPSTKFWESSETISQLETVRLWIGKHYKKYVQNDSPSSKSLAGLVVQLLQFQEDAFGRRVNNPALTKLPAKCFLDFKAGGALCHILGSVYKFKSEQGWRRFDLQNPSRMDRNVEMFLNVEKNLVQNNCLTRPIVFLSPDIEQKLASKLKDIIKRHQGSITDDKSKATHHIYPSPPQHEEEEWLRPVMRKDKQVLVHWGFAPDSYDTWVSASEVDGDVEDPPSTDRPWKVHAKWVLDTDAFNEWMNEEDYEVDDNKKPVSFRQRIFPKEEESSRTPDRKERKANSAGKKRRRSPSPPSTPAESRKKGGKKGNPGLHWKRRGHRGEEEDTEEDMTKDMDDSSAGASMEEGGMSKNANSKKDSENTPVKGGNMADLVFPDDMEDDSVLSGGKDDEEQGKAELSRLMDASEDNVTEQTHHIIIPSYSAWFDYNCIHEIERRALPEFFNGKNKSKTPEIYLAYRNFMIDTYRLNPQEYLTSTSCRRNLTGDVCAIMRVHAFLEQWGLVNYQVDADSRPLPMGPPPTSHFTVLADTPSGVMPLNHRPPPQIPPPQPMPNFADKGKEKAIDLQNFGLRTDLYNKKNPKAKPASSTREWTEQETLLLLEALEMYKDDWNKVSEHIGSRTQDECILHFLRLPIEDPYLESTEACLGPLAYQPIPFSQSGNPVMSTVAFLASVVDPRVASAAARAALEEFSRVREEVPAELVEAHVKKVQEAARSTGKVDPAFGLESSGIAGTAPEEPEKTETTEAEKMDTDTDSQQADKAESKDEAEKPSESAEKSGDKTEASEKVKKEGTEASEREEESEEAGEAKTAPADKDKEESMETSSSEQEKDKEEKAATEEGEEKRKKLEHDIEEGNIATAAAAALASAATKAKHLAAVEERKIKSLVALLVETQMKKLEIKLRHFEELETIMDREKEALELQRQQLLTERQAFHMEQLKYAEMKARQQMEQQAAAAAAAAAAAAQAQGQGQGQAPGSGPHPGPPPPGMHPGGPQPHHGAPVPHHGGPPHGGAMHPGYPPMGHHPMAPHHPGQTGPMGPGQPMPGRMMPGPPSAGPPPGGMPPMMPPRHPGAPNGMYPGPPPAQPEAVPPVPVGPPVPPSARVPDN from the exons atggcGACGGCGGCGACAACGGCAGGCGGAACGGGCTCAGGCGGACCAGCCACCGGTCTAGTTGGAAGCGGAACCGCAATGGGACGAAAGAAGGACGGCGGACCTTCCACTAAATTCTGGGAGAGTTCAGAGACGATATCCCAGTTGGAAACTGTGCGGCTGTGGATCGGAAAGCACTACAAGAAG TATGTCCAGAATGACTCCCCGTCCAGTAAATCCTTGGCGGGTCTGGTGgtccagctgctgcagtttcagGAGGATGCATTTGGTCGCAGAGTCAACAATCCTGCTCTCACCAAGCTACCt GCCAAGTGTTTCCTGGATTTCAAGGCAGGAGGTGCTCTCTGCCACATCTTGGGGTCGGTCTACAAGTTCAAAAGCGAGCAGGGGTG GCGCAGATTTGACCTGCAGAATCCTTCCAGGATGGACAGGAATGTGGAAATGTTCCTAAACGTGGAGAAGAACTTGGTCCAG AATAACTGCTTGACTCGACCCATTGTGTTCTTGTCGCCGGACATCGAGCAGAAACTAGCCAGTAAGCTCAAAGACATCATTAAAAGGCACCAG GGCTCCATTACTGATGACAAGTCAAAGGCTACCCACCACATTTACCCCTCTCCACCCCAACATGAAGAAG AAGAGTGGCTTCGTCCTGTCATGAGGAAAGACAAGCAGGTGCTGGTGCATTGGGGTTTCGCCCCAGACAG TTACGATACCTGGGTGTCGGCCAGCGAGGTGGATGGGGATGTCGAGGACCCACCCAGCACTGACAGACCATGGAAG gtTCATGCCAAGTGGGTTTTAGACACTGATGCCTTCAATGAGTGGATGAATGAGGAAGACTATGAGGTGGATGACAACAAGAAGCCAGTCAGCTTCCGCCAGAGGATCTTCcccaaggaggaggag TCTTCCCGTACACCCGATCGCAAGGAGCGCAAGGCCAACTCTGCCGGCAAGAAGAGGAGGCGCTCGCCCTCACCGCCCAGCACTCCTGCCGAGTCCCGCaagaaggggggaaagaagGG GAATCCGGGGCTTCACTGGAAGCGACGAGGACACAGAGGCgaagaggaggacacagaggaggataTGACCAAGGACATGGATGACTCTTCAGCCGGTGCCAGCATGGAGGAGGGCGGGATGTCCAAGAATG CAAATtcaaagaaagacagtgagaacaCCCCTGTGAAAGGGGGAAACATGGCCGACTTGG TTTTTCCAGATGACATGGAAGATGACTCTGTGCTGTCTGGTGGAAAG GATGACGAGGAACAGGGCAAAGCTGAACTCAGTCGGCTGATGGACGCCAGCGAAGACAATGTGACTGAACAGACTCACCACATCATCATCCCCAGCTACAGCGCGTGGTTTGATTACAACTG CATCCATGAGATTGAGAGACGAGCTCTGCCCGAGTTCTTTAACGGAAAGAACAAGTCCAAAACTCCTGAGAT ATACCTGGCGTACCGCAACTTCATGATCGACACGTATCGGCTAAACCCTCAGGAGTacctcacctccacctcctgtcGCAGGAACTTGACCGGCGATGTCTGTGCCATCATGAG GGTTCATGCGTTCTTGGAGCAGTGGGGCTTGGTGAACTACCAGGTTGATGCTGATAGTCGCCCACTACCCATGGGCCCCCCACCCACATCCCACTTCACCGTGCTGGCCGACACACCGTCTGGAGTCATGCCATTGAACCACAGACCCCCACCG CAGATTCCTCCTCCGCAGCCAATGCCCAACTTTGCagacaaaggcaaagaaaaggCCATCGACTTGCAGAACTTTGGCCTCCGCACCGACCTCTACAACAAGAAAAACCCCAag GCCAAACCTGCCAGCTCCACCAGGGAATGGACTGAGCAGgagactctgctgctgctggag GCTCTGGAGATGTACAAAGATGACTGGAACAAAGTGTCTGAGCACATTGGTTCACGCACCCAGGACGAGTGTATCCTGCACTTCCTGCGGCTGCCCATTGAGGATCCCTACCTGGAGAGCACTGAGGCCTGCCTGGGCCCTCTGGCCTACCAGCCCATCCCCTTCAGCCAGTCTGGAAACCCCGTCATGAGCACAGTGGCCTTCCTGGCCTCTGTGGTTGACCCCAGAGTGgcgtctgctgctgctcgggcAGCTTTAG aggagTTCTCCCGTGTGCGTGAGGAGGTGCCTGCTGAGTTGGTGGAGGCTCACGTGAAAAAGGTGCAGGAGGCGGCCAGGAGCACAGGGAAGGTGGACCCCGCCTTCGGCCTGGAGAGCAGCGGCATCGCTGGCACCGCCCCCGAAGAGCCGGAAAAGACTG AAACCACAGAAGCAGAGAAGATGGATACTGACACAGACTCCCAGCAGGCCGATAAG GCCGAGTCGAAGGACGAGGCAGAGAAGCCCAGTGAGTCTGCAGAGAAGAGTGGCGACAAGACGGAGGCCTCGGAGAAGGTGAAGAAGGAGGGCACAGAGGCGTCAGAACGTGAGGAGGAGAGCGAAGAGGCAGGGGAGGCCAAGACGGCTCCAGCAG ACAAAGACAAGGAGGAATCTATGGAGACGTCGTCCTCAGAGCAGGAGAAGGATAAGGAGGAGAAGGCAGCTACAGAGGAGGgcgaggagaagaggaagaaactgGAGCATGATATCGAAGAGGGTAACATCGCCACGGCAGCCGCGGCTGCTCTGGCATCTGCTGCCACCAAGGCCAAG CACTTGGCGgcggtggaggagaggaagataaAGTCCCTGGTGGCTCTGCTGGTGGAGACCCAGATGAAGAAGCTGGAGATCAAGCTGAGACACTTCGAGGAGCTCGAGACCATCATGGACCGAGAGAAAGAGGCG TTGGAGCTTCAGCGACAGCAGCTGCTCACCGAGCGGCAGGCGTTCCACATGGAGCAGCTCAAATACGCTGAGATGAAGGCGAGGCAGCAGATGGAGCAGCAAGCCGCAGCCGcagctgccgccgccgccgctgccgctCAGGCTCAAGGACAAGGACAGGGACAGGCTCCTGGATCTGGACCCCACCCTGGGCCCCCTCCACCGGGCATGCACCCCGGAGGGCCCCAGCCACACCATGGAGCACCAGTGCCACACCACGGAGGGCCCCCACACGGCGGCGCTATGCACCCCGGATACCCACCGATGGGTCACCACCCTATGGCGCCTCACCACCCaggacagacag GACCAATGGGACCCGGGCAGCCAATGCCTGGACGTATGATGCCCGGCCCGCCCTCCGCTGGCCCCCCTCCTGGCGGCATGCCTCCCATGATGCCTCCACGCCACCCTGGAGCTCCCAACGGCATGT ACCCTGGCCCACCACCTGCACAGCCTGAAGCGGTACCTCCAGTTCCTGTGGGTCCTC